The following coding sequences lie in one Streptomyces venezuelae genomic window:
- a CDS encoding zinc ribbon domain-containing protein, which translates to MNAAPADQIRLLDVQALDTRLQQLAHKKKSLPEHAEIESLNKDLTQLRDLLVAATTEESDCAREQTKAEQDVDQVRQRAVRDQQRLDSGAVTSPKDLENLQKEIASLAKRQGDLEDVVLEVMERRESAQERVTELTGRVSSVQAKIDDATARRDAAFEELDGETATVGKEREVVAGSVPADLLKLYDKLREKEGGVGAAKLYQRRCEGCRLELNITEVNEVKAASPDTVLRCENCRRILVRTSESGL; encoded by the coding sequence CTGAACGCCGCGCCCGCCGACCAGATCCGACTGCTCGACGTCCAGGCCCTGGACACCCGCCTGCAGCAGCTCGCGCACAAGAAGAAGTCGCTGCCCGAGCACGCCGAGATCGAGTCGCTGAACAAGGACCTCACGCAGCTGCGCGACCTGCTCGTCGCCGCGACGACCGAGGAGAGCGACTGCGCCCGCGAGCAGACCAAGGCGGAGCAGGACGTCGACCAGGTCCGCCAGCGCGCGGTCCGCGACCAGCAGCGCCTGGACTCCGGCGCCGTCACCTCGCCGAAGGACCTGGAGAACCTCCAGAAGGAGATCGCCTCGCTCGCCAAGCGCCAGGGCGACCTGGAGGACGTCGTCCTGGAGGTCATGGAGCGCCGCGAGTCCGCGCAGGAGCGGGTCACCGAGCTCACCGGCCGGGTCTCGTCGGTCCAGGCGAAGATCGACGACGCGACGGCGCGCCGCGACGCCGCGTTCGAGGAGCTCGACGGCGAGACCGCGACCGTCGGCAAGGAGCGCGAGGTCGTGGCGGGTTCCGTCCCGGCGGACCTGCTCAAGCTGTACGACAAGCTTCGCGAGAAGGAGGGCGGCGTCGGCGCCGCCAAGCTCTACCAGCGGCGCTGCGAGGGCTGCCGCCTGGAGCTCAACATCACCGAGGTCAACGAGGTGAAGGCGGCGTCCCCGGACACGGTGCTGCGGTGCGAGAACTGCCGCCGCATCCTGGTCCGTACGTCCGAGTCGGGCCTGTAG
- a CDS encoding 3-oxoacyl-ACP reductase yields MSLPLEGLSAIVTGAGRGLGRAEALELARLGAAVVVNDFGQPGRDGSGEASAAPAEEVAAEINAAGGRAVAHTGDVADHEQARELVQLAIDTYGKLDVLVNNAGILRDRMIFSMTESEWDSVIHVHLKGHFNTTHFAAAHWRERSKAAGGPVYGRIVNTSSEAFLAGSAGQPNYAAAKGGIVGLTTSTALALAKYGVTANAICPRARTRMTEDVFAGFAEPTDGRLDPLAPEHVSPLVGYLASPAAGRVNGQLLVVHGGMVAVVERPKVAARFDSAKETFTFDELDEALSPYYADRPPNETFAAAEVLGLKRA; encoded by the coding sequence ATGTCACTGCCACTTGAGGGCCTGTCCGCGATCGTCACCGGCGCGGGCCGCGGGCTCGGCCGCGCCGAAGCACTCGAACTCGCCCGGCTCGGCGCGGCCGTCGTCGTCAACGACTTCGGACAGCCGGGCCGCGACGGCTCGGGCGAGGCGTCCGCGGCGCCCGCCGAGGAGGTCGCCGCCGAGATCAACGCGGCGGGCGGCCGGGCCGTCGCCCACACCGGCGACGTGGCGGACCACGAACAGGCCCGCGAACTCGTCCAGCTGGCGATCGACACCTACGGAAAACTCGACGTCCTCGTCAACAACGCGGGCATTCTCCGCGACCGGATGATCTTCTCGATGACCGAGTCCGAGTGGGACTCGGTCATCCACGTCCACCTCAAGGGCCACTTCAACACCACCCACTTCGCGGCGGCCCACTGGCGCGAGCGTTCCAAGGCGGCGGGCGGCCCGGTCTACGGCCGGATCGTCAACACCTCCTCCGAGGCCTTCCTCGCCGGGTCGGCGGGTCAGCCGAACTACGCGGCGGCGAAGGGCGGCATCGTCGGCCTGACGACGTCGACGGCGCTGGCGCTCGCCAAGTACGGGGTGACGGCGAACGCGATCTGCCCCCGGGCCCGTACGCGGATGACGGAGGACGTCTTCGCGGGCTTCGCGGAGCCGACGGACGGCAGGCTCGACCCGCTGGCGCCCGAGCACGTCTCGCCGCTCGTCGGGTATCTGGCCTCGCCCGCGGCGGGACGGGTCAACGGGCAGCTGCTGGTGGTCCACGGCGGCATGGTCGCTGTCGTCGAGCGGCCGAAGGTGGCGGCGCGGTTCGACTCGGCGAAGGAGACGTTCACCTTCGACGAGCTGGACGAGGCGCTCTCCCCGTACTACGCGGACCGCCCGCCGAACGAGACGTTCGCGGCGGCGGAGGTGCTGGGTCTCAAGAGGGCCTGA
- a CDS encoding Nif3-like dinuclear metal center hexameric protein, with protein sequence MPRLSEVITALDALWPADLAESWDAVGTVCGDPDAEVSRVLFAVDPVQEIADEAVALGAQLLVTHHPLYLRGTTTVAASTFKGRVVHDLIKHDVALHVAHTNADRADPGVSDALAGALDLRVVRPLVPDPADPHGRRGLGRICELDHPVTLAELAGRAAKRLPATAQGIRVAGDPDALIRTVAVSGGSGDSLFDDVRAAGVDAFLTADLRHHPVSEARARTPLALLDAAHWATEWPWCELAAAQLDEISDRHGWGLRVHVSKTVTDPWTAHAAAPHDSTGAPN encoded by the coding sequence GTGCCCCGTCTGTCTGAAGTCATCACCGCGCTCGACGCCCTGTGGCCCGCCGATCTGGCCGAGAGCTGGGATGCGGTCGGCACGGTCTGCGGAGACCCCGACGCGGAGGTCTCCCGGGTCCTCTTCGCCGTCGATCCCGTCCAGGAGATCGCCGACGAGGCCGTCGCGCTCGGAGCGCAGCTCCTGGTCACCCACCACCCCCTCTACCTGCGGGGTACGACGACGGTCGCGGCGTCCACCTTCAAGGGCCGGGTCGTCCACGACCTGATCAAGCACGACGTCGCACTGCACGTCGCGCACACCAACGCCGACCGCGCCGACCCCGGCGTCTCCGACGCCCTCGCGGGCGCGCTCGACCTCCGTGTCGTACGTCCGCTCGTGCCGGACCCCGCCGACCCGCACGGCCGCCGGGGCCTCGGCAGGATCTGCGAGCTCGACCACCCCGTGACACTCGCCGAGCTGGCCGGGCGCGCCGCGAAGCGGCTGCCCGCGACCGCGCAGGGCATCCGCGTCGCGGGCGACCCCGACGCGCTGATCCGGACCGTCGCGGTCAGCGGCGGCTCCGGCGACAGCCTCTTCGACGACGTGCGCGCCGCGGGCGTGGACGCCTTCCTCACCGCGGACCTGCGCCACCACCCGGTCTCCGAGGCCCGCGCGCGGACTCCGCTCGCGCTGCTCGACGCCGCGCACTGGGCCACCGAGTGGCCGTGGTGCGAACTGGCCGCCGCGCAGCTCGACGAAATCTCCGACCGTCACGGATGGGGACTGCGCGTCCACGTCTCGAAGACGGTCACCGACCCCTGGACCGCCCACGCGGCCGCACCTCACGACTCAACTGGAGCCCCCAACTGA
- a CDS encoding bifunctional RNase H/acid phosphatase yields MREFIVEADGGSRGNPGPAGYGSVVIDAATGETLMEAAEYIGVATNNVAEYKGLVAGLKAAHQLDPAATVHVRMDSKLVVEQMSGRWKIKHPDMKPLAAEAARIFPSSQVTYEWIPRDRNKHADRLANEAMDAGKRGEAWSPSASTAELDARAARAAAEPPAGPPGDAAAGAARARAAMAGRADGTAGDGGAVGSDDVATGVDSSARKPAPAAGAARDAAASADAVSPAGTASAADAAAPRGAMSASADTRAASSAASSPADTRAASSAASGHASPAGRPGSATRAPRVGWAAPADLGAPATFVLLRHGETALTPEKRFSGSGGSDPVLSAVGREQAERVAAALAARGTVQAIVSSPLKRCQETAHTVAARLGLDVHLEDGLRETDFGAWEGLTFGEARERHPEELNAWLASPDAAPPGGESFAEVTRRVSAARDRLTRAYAGRTVLLVTHVTPIKTLVRLALGAPPESLFRMELSAASVSAVAYYADGNASLRLLNDTSHLR; encoded by the coding sequence ATGCGCGAGTTCATCGTCGAGGCCGACGGCGGCTCCCGGGGCAACCCGGGGCCCGCGGGCTACGGCTCGGTCGTCATCGACGCGGCCACGGGGGAGACCCTGATGGAGGCGGCGGAGTACATCGGCGTCGCGACGAACAACGTCGCCGAGTACAAGGGCCTGGTGGCCGGCCTCAAGGCGGCCCACCAGCTCGACCCCGCCGCGACGGTGCACGTGCGCATGGACTCCAAGCTCGTCGTCGAGCAGATGTCGGGCCGCTGGAAGATCAAGCACCCCGACATGAAGCCGCTGGCGGCGGAGGCCGCGCGCATCTTCCCCTCGTCCCAGGTGACGTACGAGTGGATCCCCCGCGACCGGAACAAGCACGCGGACCGGCTCGCCAACGAGGCGATGGACGCGGGCAAGCGGGGGGAGGCGTGGTCGCCGTCGGCGTCCACAGCGGAACTCGACGCGCGGGCGGCCCGCGCGGCCGCCGAGCCGCCCGCCGGACCGCCGGGCGACGCGGCGGCGGGCGCGGCGCGGGCCCGGGCGGCGATGGCGGGACGGGCCGACGGGACCGCGGGTGACGGCGGCGCCGTGGGCAGCGACGACGTAGCCACTGGCGTGGACTCTTCCGCCCGCAAGCCTGCTCCCGCCGCGGGGGCTGCGCGGGACGCGGCTGCTTCGGCCGACGCCGTCTCTCCGGCCGGCACGGCCTCGGCCGCTGACGCCGCCGCTCCACGCGGCGCCATGTCGGCGAGCGCCGACACCCGGGCCGCCAGCAGCGCCGCCAGCAGCCCTGCTGACACCCGGGCTGCCAGCAGCGCCGCAAGCGGCCATGCGAGCCCCGCCGGTCGGCCGGGCAGCGCCACGCGGGCTCCGCGGGTCGGGTGGGCAGCGCCCGCCGATCTCGGTGCGCCCGCGACCTTCGTGCTGTTGCGGCACGGGGAGACCGCGTTGACGCCCGAGAAGCGGTTCTCCGGGAGCGGGGGTTCCGACCCCGTCCTCTCGGCCGTGGGGCGTGAGCAGGCCGAACGCGTCGCCGCCGCGCTCGCCGCGCGCGGCACGGTCCAGGCGATCGTCTCCTCGCCGCTCAAGCGCTGCCAGGAGACCGCGCACACCGTCGCCGCCCGCCTCGGACTCGACGTACACCTCGAAGACGGCCTGCGCGAGACGGACTTCGGGGCGTGGGAAGGGCTGACGTTCGGGGAGGCGCGCGAGCGTCACCCGGAGGAGCTGAACGCCTGGCTGGCATCGCCGGACGCGGCGCCGCCGGGCGGCGAGTCGTTCGCCGAGGTCACCCGCCGCGTGTCGGCCGCACGCGACCGTCTGACCCGCGCCTACGCGGGCCGCACCGTCCTGCTCGTCACGCACGTCACGCCCATCAAGACGCTGGTACGGCTCGCCCTCGGCGCCCCGCCGGAGTCCCTGTTCCGCATGGAGCTCTCGGCGGCGTCGGTGTCGGCCGTGGCGTACTACGCCGACGGCAACGCGTCGCTGCGCCTCCTCAACGACACGTCGCACCTGCGCTGA